A stretch of DNA from Candidatus Baltobacteraceae bacterium:
CTGCGAAAATTGCATCGCGATGCTCAACGGCACGGCGCTCGACGTGTTGGAAATCGACGCCGCGAGTAATCGCGGCATCGACGAAATTCGCGCGCTGCGCGATGCGGTAAAATTCGCACCGTCAGTGATGCGAATGAAAGTATATATCATTGATGAAGCGCACATGCTTACTAAAGAGGGTGCCAACGCGTTCTTAAAGACGCTTGAGGAACCGCCCGCGCACGCCGTTTTTATCCTGGCGACCACGGAACCTGAGAAATTGCCGGTAACGATTCTCTCACGATGTCAGCGCTACGCCTTCAGACGTATCTCGATTCCGGTGATGATCGAACGGATGCGCGAAATCGCGACCTATGAAGGGATCGCGATCGACGAGGCGGCGTTGGCGGCGATTGCGTACCGCGCCGACGGCGGGTTGCGCGACGCGCTCACGATGTTGGAACAGGCCGCGGCCTTTGCCGACGGGCCAATCACGACCGCGGTCATTGAGTTGGCCTTTGGCGCCACCGGTCGCAATTATGCCAACACCCTTTTGGACGCGGTGGTTGCACGCGATGCCGCCGTGACGCTGCGCACGATCGAGGAGGCCAGCGACGCCGGCGCCGACATGGTGGTGCTCACGCGCGCGCTGATCGCGGATTTCCGCAATCTGCTGGTGGCGCACATCGATCCCGAATTGCTCGCGCGCGACCTCGCGCCCGAAGACGCCGAGCGCGCCCGCGTGCGCGCGGTAGACGTGCCGCAGGGCACGATCGTGCGCGCGCTGCGCGTGCTGGCCGACGCCGCCAGCCTGGCCCGAACCGGCGCCAACCCCCGCCTGGAGCTGGAAACCGCCCTGCTCCGCTTCTTATTGGAAGAGGAAACTGTCACCCCGAGCGTAGCGGCGAAGCCGCGTAGTCGAGGGGCCGACGTGACCCCGAGCATCGGTAGCGCCGCTCCCTCCGGTCGCGCCGCTTCGGTTGAAAAGGCGCCTCCGGCGCCCCCTGTCACCCCGAGCGTAGCGGCGGAGCCGCGTAGTCGAGGGGCCGCCTCCGACGCTCCAGTGACGCTGCAACAACTCCGGGCTGCCTGGACCACCATTCGCGGCAAGGTTGAAGCCGAGCGCCCGCCGCTGCGCGCCCCACTCTCCGGCGCCATGGTCGACGCGCTCGACGGCAATGTCCTCGTCCTCAAACTCCGCAACGCCTTCGAAACCGACATCCTCAAAACGCACACCAAACTCGTCGAATCGGCGATCGCCGACGTCCTCGGCGTGTCACTGCACGTCCGCCTCGAAGCCGGTGCGGCTCCGGCACACTCAGCAGAGCCTACGCCCGTCAACGAAGAAGAAAGCGCCGACGAATTATTCGGTTACGCCAACGAACGGATTAAGTAAAGAACGAAGCGCCGCATTACTGCGGCGCCTCGTGCGCTTTGATGTGTGTCGGCAGATTGATACCCTGAACAACCCGACGATAACACACCTATGACGACTTCGCAACAGCGGGTGGAGCTGCCGCGGCTGGAGCGCCCGGGAATCGAACCCGGAGCCGGCCAGGGTATCAATCTGCCAGTCGACACCATCGATGCGCCCCAGCCGCCTCCTATCCCACCGTGCCTGGACGGCATCTAGCCCTTGTCATCCCGAGCCCCTCGACTGCGCTCGGGATAAACTCCGCGAAGCGTAGTCGAGGGACCACCTCAAACCCAACGAAGAGAACAGCATGAACCAAGCGCAACTGATGCAGCAGGTCAAGAAGATGCAAGCCGAGATGGTGAAAGCGCAAGAAGAACTTGCCAACACCACCGTGCAAGGCAGCGCCGCCAACGGAATCGTGACCGTCGAGATGACGTGCGATCAGCGAATGAAATCAATCAAGATCGGAAAGGATGCGGTCGACCCCGACGACATCGAAACACTCGAAGATCTCGTGACGGTCGCGGTTAACGACGCGCTCACCAAAGCCAATGAAAAAGCCCAATCCCGCATGGGCGGCCTCACCGGCGGCATGCGCATCCCCGGCGTGATGTGATCAGACCCCTTGTCATCCCGAGCGTAGCGAAGCGTAGTCGAGGGACCGCCGCAACGTGTCACCCTGAGCCTGTCGAAGGGTGCCACTAATGCCCACAAAAAGTGGAAGCATCACGGGACCGGTGCAAGCCCTCATCAACGAGTTCTCGAAACTCCCAACCGTCGGCGCTAAGACCGCCGCACGGTTAGTGTTCCATTTACTGAACCGTCCGCGCAACGAAGCGCAAGCGCTGGCCGAAGCAATCCTCGCCGTGAAGGACAAGGTGCGTTTCTGTTCGGTGTGTTTTTCGCTGACCGAAGACGACCCGTGCGATCTCTGCACCGATGAAGAACGCGATCGCTCGATCATCTGCGTCGTCGCAGAAGCAAAAGACATCTACGCGATCGAACGCACCGGTGCATTCAAGGGCCGCTACCACGTGCTCGGCGGATTGATCTCCCCGATGGACGGCATCGGGACCGCGCAACTGCGGGTGAAGGAGCTTGTCGAGCGCATTGGCGTTGAAAATCCAACTGAGATCATTCTCGCAACGAATCCAAACGCCGAGGGCGAGGCAACGGCACTCTATCTTGCGCGGTTATTGCAGCCGCTATGCTTAGTCGTGAGCCGTTTGGCCTATGGGCTGCCTATAGGCGCGGACCTCGACTATGCTGATGAAATGACTCTAGGGAGAGCATTGC
This window harbors:
- the dnaX gene encoding DNA polymerase III subunit gamma/tau, whose translation is MSLYRTWRPKSFADLVGQDSVVRTLTHAIEGGKLAHAYLFSGPRGSGKTSAAKILARCINCVSGPTAHPDNTCENCIAMLNGTALDVLEIDAASNRGIDEIRALRDAVKFAPSVMRMKVYIIDEAHMLTKEGANAFLKTLEEPPAHAVFILATTEPEKLPVTILSRCQRYAFRRISIPVMIERMREIATYEGIAIDEAALAAIAYRADGGLRDALTMLEQAAAFADGPITTAVIELAFGATGRNYANTLLDAVVARDAAVTLRTIEEASDAGADMVVLTRALIADFRNLLVAHIDPELLARDLAPEDAERARVRAVDVPQGTIVRALRVLADAASLARTGANPRLELETALLRFLLEEETVTPSVAAKPRSRGADVTPSIGSAAPSGRAASVEKAPPAPPVTPSVAAEPRSRGAASDAPVTLQQLRAAWTTIRGKVEAERPPLRAPLSGAMVDALDGNVLVLKLRNAFETDILKTHTKLVESAIADVLGVSLHVRLEAGAAPAHSAEPTPVNEEESADELFGYANERIK
- a CDS encoding YbaB/EbfC family nucleoid-associated protein codes for the protein MNQAQLMQQVKKMQAEMVKAQEELANTTVQGSAANGIVTVEMTCDQRMKSIKIGKDAVDPDDIETLEDLVTVAVNDALTKANEKAQSRMGGLTGGMRIPGVM
- the recR gene encoding recombination mediator RecR, whose translation is MQALINEFSKLPTVGAKTAARLVFHLLNRPRNEAQALAEAILAVKDKVRFCSVCFSLTEDDPCDLCTDEERDRSIICVVAEAKDIYAIERTGAFKGRYHVLGGLISPMDGIGTAQLRVKELVERIGVENPTEIILATNPNAEGEATALYLARLLQPLCLVVSRLAYGLPIGADLDYADEMTLGRALQGRRAI